The Panicum hallii strain FIL2 chromosome 9, PHallii_v3.1, whole genome shotgun sequence genome has a window encoding:
- the LOC112874229 gene encoding uncharacterized protein LOC112874229 translates to MSQFHPTQHAGDNDFQMWQQQMMYKQLQEFQRQQQLQQSDHGARMQPSFGQFHAPAKPLPADQLSTMSNEMTNNESMNSAWPHNFTTGDPSLTSNSQMLNNGSANWDQIVGAPGVGNFINGSMFANAQNQSMRPMGLATHQVDQTFYPMHATSSRGSGNQYSQFLGIPADSQSAMARVGPDQSEKTSRPFNSSMNDHGLHLQGASSLMQSFRGKGGFLSNNPMQNQSDNIKAGSLVTMNHLQHGFQTQDFHSSPNQVELQVGVQEKSAMQVGQASGRASLDPTEEKILFGNDEDSNWGALLRGDNDNGNSLDNDNYGGAFSSLQSGSWSALMQEALQSTTSENSPKEEWSGLSFHKAEQIMANNSLSGRDENKLAGLSGANIENARPPPPSSYADGTMNNPNLASFQHAMRTPYERRDQMPHESPSASVNNHQSASEVNNGYFQQNLKQAQSDGRQEQAHLANGLWAHQKSELLRNSLQSTGAHATPPGAHGFWMSQQNTADHNINRESSNNQNDWKANNALGQDMSGTQNVFNSNENSWKSSGGNANSVQRLQQRKSDISTAQIPNESSDGKNIRMMGSNIPMMTQDHYQMITGRSGEQAGMNRNMGHRVPETSESPGKSADQRTGDFNQEYLNTTPNERQAHVLNHGQHITSDSAPRRHSVFSGKESENVSQSSQQAMASYMLQNRAMGTSGMNIGTSPGNPMSNSLFPPQSHQMRNNMQHHFGTNSHVSNNMPSVSEKMMMAQEQLQSRHGLPNSSSALHFGGTDTGLSQNRAVQNSQHMLQLLHKVDNSRNSNAVAEVPNNSLGIVSAQQQPNHPSLQGFGLRLAPPSQRQSNSGNLWSGQTNVDAKQPDHSAQEDDRSQLPSTPSQSLTSPHTNSQSSPFHTSETENTGQPIGRFPQLSSGQQYPATDDRSGPAPMLQQPQQGSSATVFKNVWTNISAQRLAGMQANKITPNILQSMMFPNNATTSNLWSSQRTDDQGQKASTPSDIVTTSANSQNQDSKQAVDSDAGLASSQKANFESTGATLSGGNESLQKPSSDGNFVNPVSSFAQLRQQGIMGGKHGENPGANFQAMNASYNSANNSGGIVLHGSPAPSNIQQQNYSLLHQMQALRHTDIDPGSSTGKTMRPDVGSDASQIDWKSGQRFAHVANNSTKSSADNIGSPGVPGSFPSDMKMLSFASRSEERNPNVPSQLPSGERLSHGSVTAQNDSQNQVQPIGTSAASNSVERSERPRINPQMAPSWFGHYGNYRNGQSVAMLNAQKTTALPYNFQKASWNNDNNNSAENRVESGQSVRPVHHLPSTKMDALVPSNVKASSMMRRPKKRKAMESTLVSWHKIIESPQKLRSISTYEMDWAWAANRLIEKDEAETLEDAPLNYLPRKRLILTTQLIQQLLPAIPSAILRAEAVSAYESATYTLSMLTLRDACSMASSSSYNSCSPVDDENNPSEQMTSAKKMEDKVSKAVEVFVGRIRKMENDFISLNKRASMLDVQLECQDLERISIVNRLGRFHGRNHAAAVEGSSASEMTPRRIFPERHVMSFAVPGNLPEGVYCLSL, encoded by the exons ATGTCACAGTTTCACCCTACTCAGCATGCGGGTGATAATGATTTTCAGATGTGGCAACAGCAGATGATGTACAAGCAATTGCAGGAGTTTCAGAGGCAGCAACAATTACAGCAGTCTGATCATGGGGCCAGGATGCAGCCCTCTTTTGGACAGTTTCATGCCCCTGCAAAACCACTGCCTGCTGATCAATTGTCGACAATGTCAAATGAAATGACCAACAATGAGTCCATGAATTCTGCATGGCCACATAATTTTACTACTGGTGACCCAAGTTTGACAAGCAACTCTCAAATGTTGAATAATGGTAGCGCAAATTGGGATCAGATTGTTGGTGCTCCTGGTGTGGGCAATTTCATTAATGGTTCAATGTTTGCgaatgctcagaatcaatcgaTGAGGCcaatgggattagctacccaccaAGTGGACCAAACTTTTTATCCAATGCATGCCACCAGCAGCAGGGGGTCTGGAAACCAGTACTCCCAGTTTTTAGGGATTCCTGCTGATTCTCAGAGTGCAATGGCAAGGGTAGGTCCAGATCAGTCTGAAAAGACATCTAGGCCATTCAACTCTTCAATGAATGATCATGGTCTTCACCTGCAAGGTGCCTCCAGTTTGATGCAGAGTTTTCGTGGAAAAGGGGGTTTCTTAAGTAACAATCCAATGCAAAATCAAAGTGATAATATCAAGGCAGGCAGTCTGGTTACAATGAATCATCTACAACATGGTTTTCAAACTCAAGATTTTCATAGTAGCCCAAACCAAGTTGAGCTTCAAGTGGGTGTGCAAGAGAAATCAGCAATGCAGGTAGGGCAAGCAAGTGGTAGGGCTAGCCTTGACCCTACTGAGGAGAAAATCTTATTTGGGAACGATGAGGATAGCAACTGGGGAGCTTTGTTGAGGGGTGACAATGATAATGGTAATTCTTTGGACAATGATAACTATGGTGGTGCTTTCTCATCTCTACAGAGTGGTAGCTGGAGTGCCCTGATGCAGGAAGCTCTGCAGTCTACAACCAGTGAAAATAGTCCCAAGGAAGAGTGGAGTGGCTTGAGCTTCCATAAAGCTGAGCAAATAATGGCTAACAATTCATTGTCAGGCCGTGACGAGAATAAGCTTGCTGGATTAAGTGGAGCAAACATAGAAAATGCACGCCCTCCACCACCATCCAGCTATGCTGACGGAACAATGAATAACCCAAATCTTGCCAGTTTTCAGCATGCCATGAGAACACCCTATGAGCGAAGGGACCAGATGCCTCATGAATCTCCTAGTGCTTCTGTTAACAATCACCAATCAGCTTCAGAAGTCAACAATGGATACTTTCAGCAGAACTTAAAACAAGCTCAATCTGATGGTAGACAAGAACAGGCGCACCTAGCAAATGGACTTTGGGCGCATCAGAAATCTGAACTGCTAAGAAATAGTTTGCAGTCAACTGGTGCACATGCTACACCACCTGGTGCACATGGATTTTGGATGTCACAACAAAATACAGCTGATCACAACATCAACAGAGAGTCAAGTAACAACCAAAATGACTGGAAAGCCAACAATGCACTTGGACAAGACATGAGTGGTACCCAAAATGTCTTTAATAGCAATGAGAACTCTTGGAAATCAAGTGGAGGTAATGCAAATTCAGTCCAGAGACTTCAGCAGAGGAAGTCTGATATAAGCACTGCACAAATACCAAATGAAAGTTCagatggtaaaaatattagaaTGATGGGCTCAAATATTCCAATGATGACTCAGGATCATTATCAGATGATCACTGGCCGGAGTGGTGAGCAAGCTGGAATGAACCGCAATATGGGACATAGGGTTCCAGAGACCTCCGAGTCACCAGGAAAAAGTGCAGACCAAAGAACAGGCGATTTCAACCAGGAATATCTAAATACAACCCCAAACGAAAGGCAAGCACATGTTTTAAACCATGGACAACACATAACAAGCGATTCTGCTCCCAGGAGGCATTCTGTCTTTTCTGGGAAGGAATCCGAAAACGTAAGTCAGTCCAGTCAGCAAGCAATGGCATCTTACATGTTGCAGAACCGTGCTATGGGGACCTCTGGAATGAACATTGGCACTTCTCCAGGCAATCCAATGTCAAATAGTCTGTTTCCACCTCAGTCGCATCAGATGCGAAATAATATGCAGCATCATTTTGGCACAAACTCCCATGTCTCCAATAATATGCCTTCAGTAAGTGAG AAAATGATGATGGCACAAGAGCAACTTCAATCTCGACATGGTCTCCCTAACAGCTCCAGTGCATTACATTTTGGAGGAACTGACACGGGTCTGTCTCAGAACAGAGCTGTTCAAAACAG TCAACATATGCTTCAGCTTCTTCATAAGGTGGACAACTCAAGAAACAGCAATGCAGTTGCTGAAGTGCCCAACAATTCTCTCGGCATTGTTTCTGCCCAGCAACAACCGAACCATCCTTCTTTGCAAGGATTTGGGTTGAGATTGGCACCACCATCCCAACGGCAATCAAATTCGGGTAATTTATGGTCTGGTCAGACTAATGTTGATGCCAAGCAACCTGACCACTCAGCACAGGAGGATGACCGTTCACAGCTACCTTCCACCCCTAGCCAGTCTTTGACGTCTCCGCATACAAACTCTCAATCTTCACCATTTCACACTTCAGAAACAGAAAACACTGGGCAGCCAATTGGGCGTTTTCCCCAGTTAAGTTCAGGCCAGCAGTATCCTGCGACAGATGATAGATCTGGTCCTGCACCCATGCTACAGCAGCCTCAGCAAGGTAGCTCTGCAACTGTGTTCAAGAATGTATGGACAAATATATCAGCACAGCGTCTAGCTGGTATGCAAGCTAACAAGATTACACCCAATATCCTCcagtctatgatgtttccaaATAATGCTACAACTTCCAACTTATGGAGCTCTCAGAGGACAGATGATCAAGGGCAAAAAGCATCAACTCCGTCAGATATTGTGACAACTTCAGCGAACTCGCAGAATCAAGATTCGAAGCAAGCTGTTGACAGTGATGCAGGGTTAGCATCTTCTCAGAAGGCAAACTTTGAGTCGACTGGAGCTACTCTATCCGGAGGGAATGAATCTTTGCAGAAGCCTTCTTCCGATGGAAATTTTGTCAATCCTGTTTCATCCTTTGCACAGTTGCGTCAGCAAGGCATCATGGGTGGTAAACACGGGGAGAACCCAGGAGCTAATTTTCAGGCCATGAATGCTTCCTACAATAGTGCTAATAATAGTGGTGGCATTGTGTTACATGGAAGCCCAGCACCTTCAAACATTCAGCAGCAAAATTACTCTCTTCTGCATCAAATGCAAGCCTTGAGGCATACTGATATTGATCCAGGCAGTTCTACTGGAAAGACAATGAGACCTGATGTTGGTTCTGATGCTTCACAGATTGACTGGAAGTCCGGCCAAAGGTTTGCTCATGTAGCCAATAACTCAACCAAATCGTCTGCGGATAACATTGGAAGCCCTGGCGTCCCAGGGTCATTCCCTTCAGACATGAAAATGCTGAGTTTTGCTTCAAGAAGTGAGGAGAGAAATCCTAATGTGCCTTCTCAGCTTCCTTCTGGAGAGCGTCTATCTCATGGTTCGGTTACTGCACAGAATGATAGTCAAAATCAGGTACAGCCCATTGGCACAAGCGCAGCATCAAATTCTGTTGAAAGAAGTGAGAGACCGAGGATAAACCCTCAAATGGCACCTTCTTGGTTTGGGCATTACGGGAACTACAGAAATGGTCAGAGTGTCGCAATGCTCAACGCACAGAAGACCACAGCTTTGCCATATAATTTTCAAAAAGCTTCTTGGAATAATGACAATAATAACTCTGCTGAAAATAGAGTTGAATCTGGCCAATCTGTTAGGCCTGTGCATCATCTCCCATCAACAAAAATGGATGCTTTGGTTCCTTCCAATGTAAAAGCATCTTCAATGATGAGAAGGCCTAAGAAGCGTAAAGCTATGGAGTCCACGCTTGTTTCTTGGCATAAAATAATTGAGAGCCCACAAAAATTGAGGAGCATCAG CACATATGAGATGGATTGGGCTTGGGCAGCTAATAGGTTAATCGAGAAG GATGAGGCAGAAACTCTTGAGGATGCTCCTCTTAATTATTTACCGCGGAAGAGGCTAATTTTGACAACCCAGTTGATTCAGCAACTTCTCCCTGCTATACCATCAGCCATTCTCAGAGCAGAAGCTGTATCCGCTTACGAAAGTGCGACATACACTCTATCAATGTTGACACTAAGGGATGCATGCAGCAtggcatcatcatcatcatataACTCTTGCTCTCCTGTGGACGATGAAAATAA CCCATCTGAACAAATGACGAGTGCCAAGAAAATGGAAGACAAAGTGTCAAAGGCCGTGGAAGTCTTTGTTGGAAGAATCCGGAAGATGGAAAATGACTTTATAAG CTTGAACAAGAGGGCTTCAATGCTAGATGTGCAACTGGAGTGCCAAGATTTGGAGAGAATTTCTATTGTAAATCGTTTGGGAAGATTTCATGGCCGGAACCATGCAGCAGCAGTCGAGGGGTCATCAGCTTCAGAAATGACTCCTCGTAGAATTTTTCCTGAAAGACATGTCATGTCGTTTGCAGTTCCCGGAAATCTTCCTGAAGGGGTGTACTGTTTGTCACTTTAG
- the LOC112875745 gene encoding uncharacterized protein LOC112875745 isoform X3 — MYSKTPSGPGDNSNTKSFFAGKAMETSAATPTSPSHPPAASPSPSPSSLRLWRSAAHRNVRNQWSHIHAAKEQWLSAAFDGRSHTSNLVNAHLSRRGMPAMDLGVLKDMPGIRDKASSKLARREEQYQDMLVSSYKNMVHALCCLVKASRSMRCFSKVSPNNSVAQFSERQDDLNDSGDGGGAPVFKWFSIIEFESFAQELVEMFVSDLKLKTASLGTSLSYFQGRCRTSDIIRLG; from the exons ATGTACTCCAAGACTCCAAGTGGGCCAGGGGACAATAGCAACACAAAATCCTTCTTCGCGGGCAAAGCAATGGAGACCTCTGCAGCAACCCCAACCAGCCCGTCCCACCCACCCGCCGCTTCCCCATCGCCGTCGCCCTCATCGCTGAGGCTGTGGAGGTCGGCGGCGCATCGCAACGTGCGCAACCAATGGTCGCATATCCACGCCGCCAAGGAACAGTGGCTATCTGCCGCTTTTGACGGCCGCTCCCACACCTCCAACCTCGTCAACGCCCACCTCTCCCGCAG GGGCATGCCGGCGATGGATTTGGGAGTGCTCAAGGACATGCCAGGGATCCGAGATAAGGCAAGCTCCAAGTTGGCGCGTAGAGAG GAGCAATACCAAGACATGCTTGTGTCGTCCTACAAGAATATG GTCCATGCTCTGTGTTGCTTGGTTAAAGCTTCCCGTTCTATGCGCTGTTTTTCCAAAGTGTCCCCAAATAATTCTGTTGCCCAATTTTCTGAACGACAAGATGATTTAAATGATTCAGGGGATGGTGGAGGTGCCCCAGTATTCAAATGGTTTTCGATAATAGAGTTTG AGAGTTTTGCCCAGGAGCTTGTTGAGATGTTTGTTTCAGACCTAAAGTTGAAG ACTGCTAGTCTTGGAACTTCTCTCAGTTACTTTCAAGGAAGGTGTAGAACATCAGACATTATTAGATTGGGGTGA
- the LOC112875745 gene encoding uncharacterized protein LOC112875745 isoform X1 yields the protein MYSKTPSGPGDNSNTKSFFAGKAMETSAATPTSPSHPPAASPSPSPSSLRLWRSAAHRNVRNQWSHIHAAKEQWLSAAFDGRSHTSNLVNAHLSRRGMPAMDLGVLKDMPGIRDKASSKLARREEQYQDMLVSSYKNMVHALCCLVKASRSMRCFSKVSPNNSVAQFSERQDDLNDSGDGGGAPVFKWFSIIEFESFAQELVEMFVSDLKLKRLLVLELLSVTFKEGVEHQTLLDWGDELYDGESNELQSIGLESGGTCPLPENWCDDISGSRRPGNPPSYEVLQVYLTAWLANVNINNSRIDEIFELVEEEMKIKFS from the exons ATGTACTCCAAGACTCCAAGTGGGCCAGGGGACAATAGCAACACAAAATCCTTCTTCGCGGGCAAAGCAATGGAGACCTCTGCAGCAACCCCAACCAGCCCGTCCCACCCACCCGCCGCTTCCCCATCGCCGTCGCCCTCATCGCTGAGGCTGTGGAGGTCGGCGGCGCATCGCAACGTGCGCAACCAATGGTCGCATATCCACGCCGCCAAGGAACAGTGGCTATCTGCCGCTTTTGACGGCCGCTCCCACACCTCCAACCTCGTCAACGCCCACCTCTCCCGCAG GGGCATGCCGGCGATGGATTTGGGAGTGCTCAAGGACATGCCAGGGATCCGAGATAAGGCAAGCTCCAAGTTGGCGCGTAGAGAG GAGCAATACCAAGACATGCTTGTGTCGTCCTACAAGAATATG GTCCATGCTCTGTGTTGCTTGGTTAAAGCTTCCCGTTCTATGCGCTGTTTTTCCAAAGTGTCCCCAAATAATTCTGTTGCCCAATTTTCTGAACGACAAGATGATTTAAATGATTCAGGGGATGGTGGAGGTGCCCCAGTATTCAAATGGTTTTCGATAATAGAGTTTG AGAGTTTTGCCCAGGAGCTTGTTGAGATGTTTGTTTCAGACCTAAAGTTGAAG AGACTGCTAGTCTTGGAACTTCTCTCAGTTACTTTCAAGGAAGGTGTAGAACATCAGACATTATTAGATTGGGGTGATGAACTATATGATGGTGAATCAAACGAACTTCAGAGTATCGGCCTTGAGTCAGGTGGAACCTGCCCACTGCCTGAAAATTGGTGTGACGATATTTCAGGGAGTCGGCGACCTGGCAATCCCCCTTCATACGAAGTTTTACAG GTTTATTTAACTGCTTGGCTTGCAAATGTGAACATCAACAACAGTAG AATCGATGAAATATTTGAGCTTGTTGAGGAGGAGATGAAAATCAAATTTTCTTGA
- the LOC112878201 gene encoding DNA (cytosine-5)-methyltransferase DRM2-like isoform X2, producing the protein MVHSRDGGAESLLELLLTYKAISSEPSVDNCSASGCGPRTFDENNGILASRDAQGGGRSSNRDLTSDDSGDEDFLLQGLSLKEEKIESLVRMGFPKDEAEMAVVRCGQDAPMSVLVDLIYNSEASEDGYYGNFSDHEDNSYGGRKEKRKRFEGAEEGSRGPLDTSSDEPMPLPNPMVGFNLPNQRMRSVDRCLPSKAIGPPFFYYENVAIAPKGVWTAISRFLYDIQPEFVDSRFLCAAARKRGYIHNLPIKNRSPLLPLPPKTIFEAFPRTKKWWPKWDPRKQLNCLLTNVAKPKLMEQIHHALAKFEGLPPRRVQKYVLETCREGNLVWVGLNKVAHLEPNEMEFLLGFPKDHTRGIGMTERYKSLGNSFHVDTVAYHLSVLKDMFPQGMNVLSLFSGIGGAEVALHRLGIRMKTVVSVEISEVNRFVLRSWWDQTQTGTLIEIADVQSLTSERLESCIRRIGGFDLVIGGSPCNNLAGRNRFHRDGLEGEHSSLFYHYARILDTVKSTMDRM; encoded by the exons ATGGTGCATAGTC GGGATGGTGGTGCAGAGTCATTACTAGAGCTTCTGCTAACGTACAAG GCAATAAGCAGTGAACCTTCAGTGGATAACTGCTCCGCTTCTGGTTGTGGACCTCGGACTTTTGATGAGAACAATGGCATCCTTGCAAGTCGTGATGCACAGGGTGGTGGTAGGAGTAGCAACAGGGATCTTACATCAGATGATTCTGGTGATGAG GATTTCCTCCTACAAGGCCTATCACTAAAGGAAGAGAAAATCGAGTCCCTAGTGAGAATGGGCTTTCCTAAAGATGAAGCAGAAATGGCTGTTGTTAGATGTG GGCAGGATGCACCTATGTCTGTTCTGGTTGATTTGATCTATAATTcagaagcttcagaagatggttaCTATGGCAATTTCTCTGATCATGAG GATAATTCTTatggaggaagaaaggaaaagaggaaGAGATTTGAAGGTGCCGAAGAAGGAAGTAGAGGCCCCTTAGATACTAGCAGTGACGAACCAATGCCTCTCCCAAACCCAATGGTTGGGTTTAACCTGCCAAATCAGAGGATGAGATCAGTGGACAGGTGTCTACCCTCAAAGGCTATCGGGCCACCCTTCTTCTACTATGAGAACGTGGCCATTGCTCCGAAGGGTGTCTGGACGGCGATATCACGGTTCTTATATGACATCCAACCTGAGTTTGTGGATTCCAGGTTCTTATGTGCGGCTGCCAGGAAAAGAGGTTACATACATAACCTGCCAATTAAGAACAGGTCACCTCTCCTTCCCTTACCCCCAAAGACAATATTTGAGGCCTTCCCCCGAACTAAAAAGTGGTGGCCGAAATGGGATCCAAGAAAACAGCTCAATTGCCTCCTCACCAATGTTGCTAAACCAAAGTTGATGGAACAGATTCACCATGCTCTTGCAAAATTTGAAGGTCTGCCACCTCGACGTGTTCAGAAGTATGTCTTGGAAACCTGCAGGGAGGGGAACCTGGTATGGGTCGGTCTGAACAAGGTTGCTCATCTGGAGCCTAATGAGATGGAATTCCTGCTTGGTTTTCCCAAGGACCACACCAGGGGAATCGGCATGACTGAGAGATACAAGTCTTTGGGAAATTCATTCCATGTCGACACCGTCGCATACCATCTCTCAGTACTTAAGGACATGTTTCCACAGGGCATGAACGTTCTTTCCTTGTTCTCTGGCATTGGAGGAGCAGAGGTAGCTCTCCACAGGCTCGGAATACGCATGAAGACGGTTGTTTCGGTGGAGATATCTGAGGTGAACAGGTTCGTCTTGAGGAGCTGGTGGGATCAAACCCAAACGGGCACTCTGATTGAGATTGCTGATGTTCAGAGCCTGACTTCCGAGAGGCTGGAGTCATGCATCAGGAGGATTGGTGGTTTTGACCTCGTGATTGGCGGCAGCCCCTGCAACAATCTTGCAGGGCGCAATCGGTTCCACCGTGATGGCTTGGAGGGCGAGCATTCTTCCCTCTTCTATCATTATGCTAGGATCTTGGACACTGTGAAGTCCACCATGGACAGAATGTAG
- the LOC112878201 gene encoding DNA (cytosine-5)-methyltransferase DRM2-like isoform X1, whose translation MTGWISDSDDAEKFESDSDGEVLGSLGRAGSPIAPSRNQLGAPGPSLLHGNGKIKGAGPSASLVEHFVGKGLIKENGDGGAESLLELLLTYKAISSEPSVDNCSASGCGPRTFDENNGILASRDAQGGGRSSNRDLTSDDSGDEDFLLQGLSLKEEKIESLVRMGFPKDEAEMAVVRCGQDAPMSVLVDLIYNSEASEDGYYGNFSDHEDNSYGGRKEKRKRFEGAEEGSRGPLDTSSDEPMPLPNPMVGFNLPNQRMRSVDRCLPSKAIGPPFFYYENVAIAPKGVWTAISRFLYDIQPEFVDSRFLCAAARKRGYIHNLPIKNRSPLLPLPPKTIFEAFPRTKKWWPKWDPRKQLNCLLTNVAKPKLMEQIHHALAKFEGLPPRRVQKYVLETCREGNLVWVGLNKVAHLEPNEMEFLLGFPKDHTRGIGMTERYKSLGNSFHVDTVAYHLSVLKDMFPQGMNVLSLFSGIGGAEVALHRLGIRMKTVVSVEISEVNRFVLRSWWDQTQTGTLIEIADVQSLTSERLESCIRRIGGFDLVIGGSPCNNLAGRNRFHRDGLEGEHSSLFYHYARILDTVKSTMDRM comes from the exons ATGACG GGCTGGATCAGCGATAGCGACGACGCTGAGAAGTTCGAGTCGGACAGTGACGGCGAGGTTTTGGGGAGCCTCGGCCGAGCTGGCTCGCCAATTGCGCCCTCGAGGAACCAGCTAGGTGCTCCTGGCCCGTCACTGCTG CATGGTAATGGGAAGATCAAAGGAGCAGGGCCATCTGCCTCTTTGGTGGAGCATTTTGTAGGGAAGGGTCTCATTAAGGAGAATG GGGATGGTGGTGCAGAGTCATTACTAGAGCTTCTGCTAACGTACAAG GCAATAAGCAGTGAACCTTCAGTGGATAACTGCTCCGCTTCTGGTTGTGGACCTCGGACTTTTGATGAGAACAATGGCATCCTTGCAAGTCGTGATGCACAGGGTGGTGGTAGGAGTAGCAACAGGGATCTTACATCAGATGATTCTGGTGATGAG GATTTCCTCCTACAAGGCCTATCACTAAAGGAAGAGAAAATCGAGTCCCTAGTGAGAATGGGCTTTCCTAAAGATGAAGCAGAAATGGCTGTTGTTAGATGTG GGCAGGATGCACCTATGTCTGTTCTGGTTGATTTGATCTATAATTcagaagcttcagaagatggttaCTATGGCAATTTCTCTGATCATGAG GATAATTCTTatggaggaagaaaggaaaagaggaaGAGATTTGAAGGTGCCGAAGAAGGAAGTAGAGGCCCCTTAGATACTAGCAGTGACGAACCAATGCCTCTCCCAAACCCAATGGTTGGGTTTAACCTGCCAAATCAGAGGATGAGATCAGTGGACAGGTGTCTACCCTCAAAGGCTATCGGGCCACCCTTCTTCTACTATGAGAACGTGGCCATTGCTCCGAAGGGTGTCTGGACGGCGATATCACGGTTCTTATATGACATCCAACCTGAGTTTGTGGATTCCAGGTTCTTATGTGCGGCTGCCAGGAAAAGAGGTTACATACATAACCTGCCAATTAAGAACAGGTCACCTCTCCTTCCCTTACCCCCAAAGACAATATTTGAGGCCTTCCCCCGAACTAAAAAGTGGTGGCCGAAATGGGATCCAAGAAAACAGCTCAATTGCCTCCTCACCAATGTTGCTAAACCAAAGTTGATGGAACAGATTCACCATGCTCTTGCAAAATTTGAAGGTCTGCCACCTCGACGTGTTCAGAAGTATGTCTTGGAAACCTGCAGGGAGGGGAACCTGGTATGGGTCGGTCTGAACAAGGTTGCTCATCTGGAGCCTAATGAGATGGAATTCCTGCTTGGTTTTCCCAAGGACCACACCAGGGGAATCGGCATGACTGAGAGATACAAGTCTTTGGGAAATTCATTCCATGTCGACACCGTCGCATACCATCTCTCAGTACTTAAGGACATGTTTCCACAGGGCATGAACGTTCTTTCCTTGTTCTCTGGCATTGGAGGAGCAGAGGTAGCTCTCCACAGGCTCGGAATACGCATGAAGACGGTTGTTTCGGTGGAGATATCTGAGGTGAACAGGTTCGTCTTGAGGAGCTGGTGGGATCAAACCCAAACGGGCACTCTGATTGAGATTGCTGATGTTCAGAGCCTGACTTCCGAGAGGCTGGAGTCATGCATCAGGAGGATTGGTGGTTTTGACCTCGTGATTGGCGGCAGCCCCTGCAACAATCTTGCAGGGCGCAATCGGTTCCACCGTGATGGCTTGGAGGGCGAGCATTCTTCCCTCTTCTATCATTATGCTAGGATCTTGGACACTGTGAAGTCCACCATGGACAGAATGTAG
- the LOC112875745 gene encoding uncharacterized protein LOC112875745 isoform X2, whose protein sequence is METSAATPTSPSHPPAASPSPSPSSLRLWRSAAHRNVRNQWSHIHAAKEQWLSAAFDGRSHTSNLVNAHLSRRGMPAMDLGVLKDMPGIRDKASSKLARREEQYQDMLVSSYKNMVHALCCLVKASRSMRCFSKVSPNNSVAQFSERQDDLNDSGDGGGAPVFKWFSIIEFESFAQELVEMFVSDLKLKRLLVLELLSVTFKEGVEHQTLLDWGDELYDGESNELQSIGLESGGTCPLPENWCDDISGSRRPGNPPSYEVLQVYLTAWLANVNINNSRIDEIFELVEEEMKIKFS, encoded by the exons ATGGAGACCTCTGCAGCAACCCCAACCAGCCCGTCCCACCCACCCGCCGCTTCCCCATCGCCGTCGCCCTCATCGCTGAGGCTGTGGAGGTCGGCGGCGCATCGCAACGTGCGCAACCAATGGTCGCATATCCACGCCGCCAAGGAACAGTGGCTATCTGCCGCTTTTGACGGCCGCTCCCACACCTCCAACCTCGTCAACGCCCACCTCTCCCGCAG GGGCATGCCGGCGATGGATTTGGGAGTGCTCAAGGACATGCCAGGGATCCGAGATAAGGCAAGCTCCAAGTTGGCGCGTAGAGAG GAGCAATACCAAGACATGCTTGTGTCGTCCTACAAGAATATG GTCCATGCTCTGTGTTGCTTGGTTAAAGCTTCCCGTTCTATGCGCTGTTTTTCCAAAGTGTCCCCAAATAATTCTGTTGCCCAATTTTCTGAACGACAAGATGATTTAAATGATTCAGGGGATGGTGGAGGTGCCCCAGTATTCAAATGGTTTTCGATAATAGAGTTTG AGAGTTTTGCCCAGGAGCTTGTTGAGATGTTTGTTTCAGACCTAAAGTTGAAG AGACTGCTAGTCTTGGAACTTCTCTCAGTTACTTTCAAGGAAGGTGTAGAACATCAGACATTATTAGATTGGGGTGATGAACTATATGATGGTGAATCAAACGAACTTCAGAGTATCGGCCTTGAGTCAGGTGGAACCTGCCCACTGCCTGAAAATTGGTGTGACGATATTTCAGGGAGTCGGCGACCTGGCAATCCCCCTTCATACGAAGTTTTACAG GTTTATTTAACTGCTTGGCTTGCAAATGTGAACATCAACAACAGTAG AATCGATGAAATATTTGAGCTTGTTGAGGAGGAGATGAAAATCAAATTTTCTTGA